One genomic segment of Candidatus Hydrogenedens sp. includes these proteins:
- a CDS encoding tetratricopeptide repeat protein encodes MGRRNRERNTHQTIVNDTVSSFLRKTAVYVIIPFWLLAVVLTLSPFTGDPAAPIKYLIISVFVMLLSAITLGMVWFGNFQPQLKKSLVFMLSGFLLFMLLATLFARNKGFAISELAIWLMLCGIAFFVHILVTDEKEMRWVLSWVMIATALSSVYGFFQLWGIDPFPWSTRNVEEYRGLPSSYANPNFAGHALLFAVITGVGFLLILWDEIKKYREEGTQKTFILILLKVSLFVICFLLTFTHLYLTRMRSVRIALIVAIPFFIFYLWIGKKWGVKSIVVLGGVFITLAVIGIIVIFALLAKGYPEGSLPLDNSLNLRVNSYFGASQMIRNRPILGYGPGNYRFENIPYWTRYEKLWFNIAKKRNFHVHCDPLEAMTDSGIPGGLFYFGLIFLGFIGGLTLVKRDKPFQEQVLRISIASVFLAFAIDACFGFNMHVPVSSAFFFLYLGLSQVNISDVTLKVKKIKWLYVVAFCISILLVILQARYYYADVQLQRARGGMYWAQIFANQQKLNSREMTLERALESAEMGTRIKYFDPRFSEITARIYMTQNNFEKALEYFDKAIYYDSYNPELWTSRAQCCLNWVYRSQIERKPLTQPLETILDEAEKSLNNAIKYCDLYPDAYEGMSRTLFFKTAYLKLPEDKKQELMKEIIQYGEKALETGLQNSQSLLQILIQAHLAIKDYDGCAKVVQRALSIEPGNIELWSRYAQVMKQKGYPDEYLSFLEKNYAKFKKDAKTMAPTLSQLALMIHQEILRKTNDPRKASEIILETLKLNPEDLTTWGTVVQTVPKEQRLENVRNKLMSYFKNTPNIPDFIQKINQPKEQIDWLGITREVIASIEQDEKNKVPYKTIVLRYVWIAEVVFDENVALEGENKGEIFANLATIYQKLRFEDRALSCFPFASKVTSKSTQLKVMYTWAEILYKKKKYKEAEEKLQQALQIDPNNTQTRALLVQTLVQLKKISEAKFEYQSLKQSLPANSNVLKNLEQILAPYLKNQ; translated from the coding sequence ATGGGTAGAAGAAATCGGGAAAGAAATACTCACCAGACCATAGTAAACGATACAGTTTCTTCTTTTTTGCGTAAAACGGCTGTGTATGTCATTATCCCATTCTGGTTATTAGCCGTAGTCTTGACATTAAGTCCTTTTACGGGAGACCCGGCCGCACCTATAAAATATCTAATCATCAGTGTCTTTGTCATGCTTCTTTCCGCTATTACACTGGGAATGGTATGGTTCGGAAATTTTCAGCCGCAATTGAAAAAATCCCTTGTTTTTATGCTTAGTGGTTTTCTATTGTTTATGTTACTCGCCACATTATTTGCGAGGAATAAAGGTTTTGCTATTAGTGAACTTGCTATATGGCTAATGCTCTGCGGAATAGCTTTTTTTGTCCATATCCTTGTTACCGATGAGAAAGAAATGCGTTGGGTATTGAGTTGGGTTATGATAGCCACGGCTCTTTCCAGTGTCTATGGCTTTTTCCAACTTTGGGGTATTGACCCGTTTCCATGGTCAACAAGAAATGTAGAAGAATATCGGGGACTTCCCTCTTCGTATGCTAATCCTAATTTTGCGGGGCATGCTTTACTTTTTGCTGTGATTACAGGAGTAGGGTTTCTTCTTATTCTGTGGGACGAAATAAAAAAATATCGTGAAGAAGGAACTCAAAAAACTTTTATCTTAATTCTTCTCAAAGTATCTCTGTTTGTTATATGCTTCCTTCTTACCTTTACACATCTTTATCTGACAAGAATGCGAAGTGTCCGTATTGCTCTCATTGTTGCAATTCCATTTTTTATCTTTTATTTATGGATAGGCAAAAAATGGGGTGTAAAATCTATTGTCGTATTAGGAGGTGTTTTTATTACTCTTGCGGTTATAGGCATTATTGTGATATTTGCCTTATTAGCAAAGGGCTACCCTGAAGGTTCTTTACCTCTGGATAATTCCTTAAACCTGCGGGTTAATAGTTATTTTGGTGCCTCGCAAATGATACGAAACAGACCTATTTTAGGGTATGGTCCCGGGAATTATCGATTTGAAAATATTCCTTATTGGACGAGATATGAAAAATTATGGTTTAACATAGCAAAAAAGAGAAACTTTCATGTACATTGCGACCCTCTGGAGGCGATGACGGATTCCGGGATACCTGGCGGGCTTTTCTATTTCGGACTTATTTTTTTAGGTTTTATTGGCGGTTTAACTCTTGTGAAAAGGGACAAGCCTTTCCAGGAACAGGTTTTAAGAATTAGTATTGCTTCTGTTTTTCTTGCATTTGCGATAGATGCCTGTTTTGGTTTTAATATGCATGTGCCTGTTTCCAGTGCCTTTTTCTTTTTATATTTAGGTCTATCTCAGGTAAATATTAGCGATGTAACGCTGAAAGTTAAAAAGATAAAGTGGTTGTATGTCGTTGCTTTTTGTATTTCTATTTTGCTTGTCATATTACAGGCTCGCTATTACTATGCGGATGTTCAGTTACAAAGAGCCCGTGGCGGGATGTATTGGGCTCAGATATTTGCAAATCAACAGAAATTGAACTCTCGTGAGATGACACTTGAAAGAGCCTTAGAAAGCGCAGAGATGGGAACCCGTATTAAATATTTTGATCCCCGTTTCTCGGAAATTACCGCTCGAATTTATATGACGCAGAATAATTTTGAGAAGGCACTCGAATATTTTGATAAAGCGATTTACTACGACTCGTATAATCCCGAATTATGGACCAGCCGTGCCCAGTGCTGTTTGAATTGGGTATATCGCTCACAAATAGAAAGAAAACCCTTGACACAACCCCTTGAAACGATATTAGACGAGGCAGAAAAATCATTGAACAATGCTATCAAATACTGTGATTTATACCCGGATGCTTATGAGGGTATGTCCCGCACTTTGTTTTTCAAAACGGCTTACTTAAAATTACCAGAAGATAAGAAACAGGAACTTATGAAAGAAATTATCCAGTATGGCGAAAAAGCCCTCGAAACAGGTTTGCAAAATAGTCAGTCCTTGCTACAAATTCTTATACAGGCGCATTTGGCAATTAAAGATTATGACGGTTGTGCAAAGGTTGTTCAACGCGCCCTTTCTATTGAGCCGGGAAATATCGAACTCTGGTCAAGATATGCTCAAGTTATGAAACAAAAGGGCTATCCGGATGAGTATTTGTCCTTCCTTGAAAAAAATTATGCAAAGTTCAAAAAAGATGCCAAAACAATGGCTCCGACATTGTCTCAGTTAGCATTGATGATACATCAGGAAATATTAAGAAAAACAAATGACCCCCGTAAGGCGTCCGAAATTATTCTGGAAACCTTAAAACTAAATCCGGAGGATTTAACCACATGGGGAACCGTTGTTCAAACCGTTCCCAAGGAACAACGGTTGGAAAATGTCCGTAATAAGTTAATGTCTTATTTCAAGAATACGCCTAATATTCCTGATTTCATACAAAAAATAAATCAGCCCAAAGAGCAAATTGATTGGTTGGGGATAACGCGTGAGGTCATTGCAAGTATCGAACAGGATGAAAAAAATAAAGTTCCATACAAAACTATTGTTTTGAGATATGTATGGATAGCAGAGGTTGTATTTGATGAAAATGTAGCATTGGAGGGTGAAAACAAGGGTGAGATTTTTGCGAACCTTGCTACTATTTATCAAAAGCTTCGTTTTGAGGACCGTGCTTTATCCTGTTTCCCGTTTGCCAGTAAAGTTACAAGCAAAAGCACGCAATTAAAAGTAATGTATACATGGGCTGAAATTCTTTATAAGAAAAAGAAATATAAAGAGGCAGAAGAAAAGTTACAGCAAGCTTTACAGATTGACCCGAATAATACACAAACCCGAGCTTTGCTTGTGCAAACTCTGGTTCAGCTCAAAAAAATATCGGAAGCAAAATTTGAATATCAGTCTTTAAAGCAGTCGTTACCTGCCAATTCAAATGTGTTGAAAAATTTAGAACAAATCCTGGCTCCATATTTAAAAAACCAATAA